Below is a window of Ornithodoros turicata isolate Travis chromosome 7, ASM3712646v1, whole genome shotgun sequence DNA.
GCTTTCAAAGCACAGTTGTGCATCCATTCAAACCATTCAAACGGCTTTTCTCCTCGTAGGAGGTTTCTCAGTGGCTCCACCTGAGTTGCAAAGTTTGCAATAAACATGGAGTGAAATTGTGGCGGCTTTGCCATCGGCATCGCGGCGCCGCTGTTGTTGAGGCGCGAGCAAAATAAACGTTCGTTCACTTGCTCCCTTGCGAGCTACCAGGAAGGTTGTCCCTTACTTGTGTCACTTGTcgctacaactggtgacccggacgtggaACCCTAACGTTCCATCCGCCATTATGTCTACTGGCGATGCTCCCCCAACTGGGCAAGCCTTAGCGACAAACTCAGTTACACCGGTATCCTCCATCGCCGTCAAACTTCCTCCGTATTGGGATCGCAACCCCGCGACGTGGTTTATTCAAGCGGAAGCACAGTTTCACCTCTCCGGCATCTCGGCCGAACGTACCAAGTATTACCACGTCATCGCggccctttcaccatcagcGGCAGAAGAAGTGTTTGATATCATTGCCAACCCTCCCGCCGATACCCCGTACCAAGCCCTGAAAGCGGCACTCTTGAAGCGTACATCGCCGTCCGACCGCGCCCGTCAGCAACAGCTGTTGTCAGCTGAAGAACTAGGCGACCGGCGCCCAACCCAACTGCTGCGCCGGATGAAACAGTTACTCGGCGAAGGAAGCAATGCCAGTACCGTCAGTTTCCTCCGCGAGCTATTCCTCCAACGGCTCCCTAAAAATGTCCAGATGGTTCTTGCCAGCACTCACAACCTCGGCATTGAAGAGCTAGCGAGTTTGGCTGACGCAGTCATGGAAGTCGCATCACCTGCTACTATGACCTTGGATTCCGTCCAAGCGCCTCAAGTCGATCCTCCCCCAAGTGTACCTCCCTTCCCTGACGCCAACTCGAATTTCGCCACTCTTTCTCAACAAGTCGCTCACCTGACTCAATTAGTTGCGGCTTTGTCCACTCAATCCCGCTCTCCGTCGCCACGTCGCCAGCGTTTCCGCTCCCTCAACCGGTCTCCTCGCCATCGCAGCCCAGGTTGGCGCGACAGGAACGGGCTTTGCTGGTACCATCACCGCTTCGGCCAGGAAGCCCGACACTGCTTCCAACCTTGCGCGTGGGCGGGAAACCCGCCGGCCAACCACTAGTGGCGGCGAGTGGACGTGGCCCTAATGATTGCCGCCTTTTTCACATCGTGGACCGTACCTCCGGCATGTGTCTTCTCGTGGATACTAGCGCTGAAGTTATCGTAATCCCTGCCTCGAAACTCAGCCGCCGCTCCCGAGAACCTTGCTTATCCCTCAATGCGGCCAATTCAACCACCATCCCTGTATACGGCCAAAAGTACTTAACCCTAAACCTTGGATTGCGACGAACCTTCCGCTGGCTGTTCCTGATCGCCGATGTTCACCAGGCGATCTTAGGAGCAGATTTCTTACACCACTTTAACCTGCTCGTCGACGTTTCTGGGAAGCGCCTGGTCGACTCCTTGACACACCTGTCTGTGCACGGTACTAAAGGAGTTTCCCGCACTCACCAAACCACCTGACTGGAACCAGCTCGTCCAACACGACGTTTACATCATGTGCTCACTACTGGCCCTTCTGTTCACTTTCGACCACGTCGTCTCGCTCCCGAGAAGTACAGGATTGCCAAGGCCGAATTCGATCACATGTTTGAGCTCGGTATCATTCGCCCATCATCCAGCACCTGGGCGTCACCCCTCCACATGGTGCCTAAGAAAACGGGCGACTGGCGGCCTTGCGGTGATTACCGCGCTTTAAACCGCATCACCGTCCCTGACCGCTACCCCATTCCGCACATCCTCGATTTTGCAGCCAGCTTGGAAGGGGCCACAACGTTTTCGAAAATTGACTTGGTTCGCGCATACCACCAGATTCCCATGGCGCCGAAGGACATCCCTAAAACAGCCCTCACCACCCcatttggcctctttgaattcTTACGGATGTCCTTCGGGTTGCGAAACGCGGCCCAAACCTTTCAAAGGTTTATAGATTCTGTCACCCGCCGGCTCCCTTTCGTGTACGCCTATCTAGACGATCTGCTGGTGGCCAGTCGCTCTGCAGAA
It encodes the following:
- the LOC135400399 gene encoding uncharacterized protein LOC135400399, translating into MSTGDAPPTGQALATNSVTPVSSIAVKLPPYWDRNPATWFIQAEAQFHLSGISAERTKYYHVIAALSPSAAEEVFDIIANPPADTPYQALKAALLKRTSPSDRARQQQLLSAEELGDRRPTQLLRRMKQLLGEGSNASTVSFLRELFLQRLPKNVQMVLASTHNLGIEELASLADAVMEVASPATMTLDSVQAPQVDPPPSVPPFPDANSNFATLSQQVAHLTQLVAALSTQSRSPSPRRQRFRSLNRSPRHRSPGWRDRNGLCWYHHRFGQEARHCFQPCAWAGNPPANH